The following proteins are encoded in a genomic region of Pungitius pungitius chromosome 19, fPunPun2.1, whole genome shotgun sequence:
- the trpa1b gene encoding transient receptor potential cation channel subfamily A member 1b, producing MNFSKEAARQTSCYTYVIEEEDSALARLNVFELAEKGDLALLENLVRKCPEVLIEKDEYGAGPLHHAAAGDHVNLIQFITTVREPQGRHASPIDHKLLSTKDLNSCDEQGNVPLHWAVEKNMAGSCRALLDLGADPNILNTALLSPLHLAVCLGHNDLVELLVSYLATDCNLQGDLGNTPLILACSLNNFEALNILIKNGRAHLCRQNRLGHFPVHAAAFAGAKNAIEMILKAGEKHGHQVDAHINYLDKSSCSPLHLAVRGGNIEVIRFCIANGAKIDQQQNDKSTPLHLACTQGATEVVKLMLSSFQQVEDVINLTDGACQTPLHRATIFDHTELAEYLISLGAKVNSTDCKGNSPLLLATSCGAWRTVALLLSRGADVNVKDRCGCNFLHLALLQPKGLKNLSQEVLQLGSVTALLSCEDSEGCTPLHYACRLGIHDSVKNMLGLSGQDGLACKSKDKKSALHFAAQYGRINTCQRLLETITDSRLLNEGDERGLTPLHLASREGHTKVVQLLLRKGALFHGDYKGWTCLHHAASVGYTHTMDILLSANLKLLDKVDEDGNTALHIAAREGHVAAVNLLLSRGAELTLNKNSTSFLHEALQNGRKDVVNALIDSDRCTEALELFNPDSSQRSPILEMIELLPETYKHLLDCCVKESDDDRNSPDYHIEYSFKWLQAPLALRKLTNMRNIQPLAALNAMVEYNRIELLNHPVCKKYLAMKWSAYGSTAHFLNMFMYLLGLLPLTNLIVNLRPSLNTTDHRITMVEVSFFQQHVFLSFCMVMVLVMNVNAIVKELVQISQQRWNYFKDYSNQSDWLSAVFALLFIIPTILNVEGSLHWQAGAMAVLTSWTGFLLYLQRFEGVGIYVVMFWEIMKTLVRIVMLFIYLVLAFSLAFYALMLEQKEFDSIPLSVMQTFVMMVGELNYQSNILDPYLQNELPFGVLTYFIFVMFVLLMPILLVNLMIGLAVGDIAEVQRNAALKRIGMQIELHTALEDKLPYWFMKRVDKRSLIIYPNRRCSKNFIRQFIIGEDDTNDVWNRLQAQPQRCTLVEDELRKQKFRMKEMSCTMEKQHNLLKLIIQKMEISSEADEYDGPAHVRGNMGPNLSQAKPRGHGASRWVPLIKAIESKKT from the exons ATGAACTTCAGCAAGGAGGCGGCCCGGCAGACCAGTTGTTATACATATGTGATAGAAGAAGAGGATTCAGCGCTGGCGAGACTAAATGTATTCGAG CTGGCGGAGAAGGGTGACCTGGCTCTCCTAGAGAACCTGGTCAGGAAGTGCCCAGAGGTCCTGATTGAGAAAGATGAATACGGGGCTGGTCCCCTTCATCATGCCGCCGCAGGGGACCACGTCAACCTCATCCAATTCATCACCACCGTCAGAGAGCCACAGGGTAGGCACGCCTCCCCCATCGATCATAAGTTGCTCTCCACCAAAG ACCTGAACAGCTGTGATGAGCAGGGCAACGTGCCGCTACACTGGGCAGtggagaaaaacatggcggGGAGCTGCCGGGCCCTTCTGGACCTCGGGGCCGACCCCAACATCCTCAACACGGCCCTGCTCTCCCCCCTGCACCTGGCTGTCTGCCTCGGACACAACGACCTggtggag CTGCTGGTGTCCTACCTTGCCACGGATTGCAATCTTCAGGGAGACCTTGGCAACACCCCATTGATACTGGCCTGCTCCCTCAACAACTTTGAGGCTCTCAACATATTG ATAAAGAACGGCAGAGCGCATCTCTGCCGGCAGAACAGGCTCGGCCATTTCCCCGTGCACGCGGCTGCCTTCGCAGGCGCAAAGAATGCCATCGAAATGATCCTGAAGGCCG GAGAGAAGCATGGCCACCAAGTCGACGCTCACATCAACTATTTAGACAAGTCCAGCTGCAGTCCCCTCCACCTGGCTGTCCGCGGCGGGAACATCGAGGTCATCCGCTTCTGCATCGCAAACGGGGCCAAAATCGACCAGCAGCAG AATGACAAATCGACGCCGCTTCATTTGGCCTGCACCCAGGGGGCCACTGAGGTAGTCAAACTGATGTTGTCCTCCTTTCAACAAGTGGAAGATGTCATCAACCTAACTGATGGGGCGTGTCAGACCCCTCTCCACAG GGCTACAATATTTGACCACACAGAGCTGGCGGAGTACCTCATTTCTTTG GGTGCAAAAGTTAACAGCACTGATTGTAAAGGGAACTCTCCCTTGCTGCTGGCTACGAGCTGCGGAGCATGGAGAACTGTGGCCCTGCTTCTCTCGAGAG GGGCCGATGTCAACGTGAAAGACAGATGTGGTTGTAACTTCCTTCACCTGGCCCTTCTCCAGCCCAAGGGTCTGAAAAACCTCTCACAAGAAGTCCTACAG CTGGGCAGTGTGACGGCGCTGCTCAGCTGTGAGGATAGCGAGGGCTGTACCCCTCTCCACTACGCCTGCAGACTGGGTATCCACGACTCAGTGAAGAACATGCTGGGCCTCTCGGGGCAGGACGGCCTCGCGTGCAAGTCGAAGGACAAGAAGTCCGCGCTGCACTTTGCTGCTCA GTACGGGCGCATCAATACATGTCAGCGATTGCTGGAAACCATCACGGACTCTCGTCTGCTAAATGAAGGTGACGAGCGAGGCCTCACGCCCCTTCATTTGGCTTCAAGAGAGGGCCACACCAAGGTGGTACAGCTGCTGCTGCGCAAAGGGGCTCTCTTCCACGG TGATTACAAGGGCTGGACTTGTCTGCACCACGCTGCATCTGtgggatacacacacactatggaCATCCTCCTGTCCGCCAATCTCAAGTTACTGGATAAAGTAGACGAGGACGGG AACACTGCACTCCACATCGCAGCAAGAGAGGGACATGTGGCCGCAGTCAATCTCCTGCTGTCTCGCGGAGCAGAGCTCACCTTAAACAAGAACAGCACTTCGTTCCTCCACGAAGCTCTGCAAAATGGGAGAAAAGATGTGGTCAATGCATTGATTGACAGTGACAG ATGTACCGAAGCATTGGAACTGTTTAATCCAGACTCTTCCCAGCGAAGTCCCATCCTAGAAATGATTGAATTACTTCCTGAGACGTACAAG CACCTGTTGGACTGCTGTGTTAAGGAATCGGATGATGATCGCAACAGTCCTGACTATCAT ATTGAATACAGTTTCAAATGGCTCCAAGCTCCCCTTGCACTAAGGAAGTTAACTAACATGAGGAACATTCAGCCACTAGCTGCACTCAAC GCGATGGTCGAGTACAACCGCATTGAACTCCTCAACCACCCCGTCTGCAAAAAGTACCTGGCAATGAAGTG GTCTGCATATGGGAGCACGGCCCATTTTCTCAACATGTTCATGTACCTGTTAGGCCTGCTGCCCCTCACTAACTTGATCGTGAACCTGAGGCCCTCTCTGAACACCACTGATCATCGTATCACCATGGTGGAAGTATCTTTCTTTCAG CAACACGTCTTCTTGTCCTTCTGTATGGTGATGGTCTTGGTCATGAACGTGAACGCCATAGTGAAGGAATTGGTGCAGATTTCACAACAG CGCTGGAATTACTTCAAGGACTATTCCAACCAGAGTGACTGGCTTTCTGCAGTCTTTGCTCTTTTGTTCATAATCCCCACCATCCTAAATGTGGAGGGTTCTTTGCACTGGCAAGCAGGAGCCATGGCGGTTTTAACCTCCTGGACTGGATTTCTTCTCTACCTTCAGAG GTTTGAGGGAGTTGGAATTTATGTTGTGATGTTTTGGGAGATCATGAAGACCCTGGTCCGTATCGTGATGCTCTTCATTTACCTCGTGTTGGCGTTTAGTTTGGCGTTCTATGCTCTCATGCTAGAACAG AAAGAGTTTGACAGCATACCGCTGTCTGTGATGCAAACCTTTGTGATGATGGTCGGGGAGCTGAACTACCAGAGCAACATCCTGGACCCTTATCTGCAGAACGAACTTCCCTTCGGCGTCCTGACTTACTTCATTTTTGTGATGTTTGTGCTGCTCATGCCGATCCTGCTGGTGAACCTGATG ATCGGTCTGGCTGTTGGAGACATTGCTGAAGTACAAAGAAACGCAGCCTTAAAACGAATCGGAATGCAA ATCGAGCTGCACACCGCTCTGGAGGACAAGCTGCCTTATTGGTTCATGAAACGTGTCGATAAACGCAGCCTTATTATCTACCCTAATCGCCGCTGCTCCAAG AACTTCATTAGGCAGTTCATCATAGGTGAAGACGATACAAATGACGTCTGGAATCGACTGCAGGCCCAACCACAGAGATGCACTCTAGTAGAGGATGAGCTCAGAAAGCAGAAATTCAG GATGAAGGAGATGTCATGCACGATGGAGAAGCAGCACAACCTCCTGAAGCTCATCATCCAGAAGATGGAGATCAGCTCGGAGGCAGACGAGTACGATGGCCCAGCTCACGTCAGGGGCAACATGGGGCCGAACTTGAGTCAGGCGAAGCCGAGGGGTCATGGCGCCTCTCGGTGGGTCCCGCTGATAAAGGCCATCGAGTCCAAAAAAACCTGA
- the LOC119198826 gene encoding musculin, with product MSTGSAASDAEDEDTCQGRTSTSQRSARKIPCYDPDRFSDEELEDDAVGGRNKRHRKLPGAQQRDARQTQRNAANARERSRMRVLSKAFSRLKTSLPWVPADTKLSKLDTLRLASSYISHLRQLLQDERFEHTFVHPVNLTWPFMMTGRSEESQGISPPVRLCGATA from the exons ATGTCCACCGGCTCCGCTGCAAGTGATGCCGAGGACGAGGACACATGCCAGGGAAGGACTTCCACCTCGCAGAGGAGCGCACGGAAGATACCCTGCTACGATCCCGACCGGTTTTCAGACGAGGAGTTGGAAGATGACGCCGTGGGGGGGAGGAACAAGCGCCACCGCAAACTGCCCGGGGCGCAGCAGAGGGACGCGCGGCAGACGCAGAGGAACGCGGCCAACGCCAGGGAGAGGTCGCGGATGAGAGTGCTGAGCAAAGCCTTCTCCAGGCTGAAGACCAGCCTGCCCTGGGTACCGGCGGACACCAAGCTGTCCAAGTTGGACACGCTTCGACTCGCCTCGAGCTACATCTCTCACCTGAGACAGCTTCTGCAGGACGAGCGGTTCGAGCACACCTTTGTGCACCCAGTCAACCTG ACCTGGCCATTTATGATGACAGGCCGATCTGAGGAGAGCCAAGGCATCTCACCCCCTGTGAGGCTCTGTGGGGCCACAGCGTAG